Part of the Cohnella candidum genome, TACGATTTTCGATACGCTGTTCAAATGCCTGGACGCGCTGGAAGGCATGGTTCAAGACGTCGTCGCCGGGGGAACCGGCAAACGCGACGTCGCCGATCTGGTTACCCGCCTCAAAGCGATCGTCAAAGGCGAAGCCGCTGCTCCGGTTGCGGCAGCCAAGCCCGCCGCGCCGGAAACCTCCGCGTCGCTTATGCTCGACCAATATCAGCAGTCCGTGTTGATCCAATCGCTGGAAAGCGGACACCAAGCCTATTACATCGATGTAACGGTCCGAGAGGATTGCCTGCTCAAAGCGGCTCGCGCCTATATGGTGTTCGACGTGCTGGAACGGAACGGGGAAGTGGTCAAATCGCACCCGTCCGTCCAAGATATCGAGCAGGAGAAATTCGAACGGAGTTTCTCGGTCTATTACATTACCAAAACGGACGAAGCGACGTTAAAGGACCAAGTTTCCCGCGTCTCCGAGATCGAATCCGTCCAGATGACCGCGGTGGACAAGTCCTCGATCGAGGAAATGAACCGTGCGCCGGAAGAAGCGGCACCGACCGCCGCCCCTGCGGCAGCTTCGCCGGCCGCTCCGGCAACGCCTGCGGCCGAAGGCGCAGCGGCTCCACGGCCTGCGGCGGCGGCTTCCGGTAGCGCCGCTCCCCGTACGATCCGCGTCGACATCGAGCGCCTCGATTCTCTGATGAACCTGTTCAGCGAACTGCTGATCGACCGGGTTCGGCTGGAACAGCTGGCCTCGGAGGTTAAGCGCAACGACCTGACCGAAACCGTGGAACACATGGCCCGCGTCAGCAGCGATCTGCAAAACATCGTGCTCAAGCTTCGCATGGTGCCAGTGGACAGCGTCTTTAACCGGTTCCCCCGCATGGTGCGCGACTTGGCCCGCTCCTTGGACAAGAAAGTGGACTTGGTCATTTCCGGCGCCGAAACCGAGCTTGACCGGACGGTTATCGACGAGATCGGCGACCCGCTGGTCCACTTGATCCGCAACGCCGTCGACCACGGCGTGGAGCCGATCGCGGACCGGCTTCAGGCCGGCAAGCCGGAGACGGGCACGGTGCATCTTCGCGCTTACCACAGCGGCAACCACGTGTTCATCGAAATCGAGGAAGACGGCCGCGGCATCAACCGGGCCAAGGTGCTCGAAACCGCGATCAAACGCGGCGTGCTGACCGCCGAAACGGCCAAAACGCTCGGCGACGACGAAGTGAACATGCTGATCTTCGCCGCGGGCTTCAGCACGGCGGACAAGGTCTCCGACATTTCCGGACGCGGCGTCGGTCTCGACGTGGTGAAATCCAAAATCGAGTCGCTCGGCGGTCACGTTTCCGTCACCTCGACGCTCGGCAAAGGCACGAAGTTCTCGATTCAGCTGCCGCTGACGCTGTCCATCATTTCCGCCATGCTGATCAAGCTCGGTTCCGAGAAATACGCATTCCCGCTGTCTTCCATCGTTGAGACGGCGACCGTCAAACGGGCCGACATCCGGACCCTTCACGGAACTCGGATCGTGGAATACCGGCAGTCGATCGTTCCCGTCGTTTCGCTGGCGGAGCTGGTGCAATCGCCGGACTACCGCGACGAAGGGGAAACGGAAACCGAAATGCTCGTCATCCGCAAGGGAGACAAGTTGGCCGCGGTCCTGGTAGACGAGTTCATCGGTCAAAGCGAAATCGTCCTCAAGACGCTCGGCAAGTACATGACCAACCTGGAAATGGTTTCCGGCGCGACGATCCTCGGTGACGGCCAGGTGGCCCTGATCATCGACCCCAACGCCTTGATCAAGTAAGAAGGAAGCCCAAACGGAGGAGGAGCACGCATGGCAGAAGAGCTGAAAGTCATTGTCTTTACGTTGGCGCACGAAGAATACGGCATTGAGGTCGACAAGGTCAAAACGATCGAACGGATGTCCCCGATCACCCGGGTTCCGAAAACCCCGCCTTTCGTCAAAGGGGTCATCAACCTGAGAGGCGTCGTCATTCCGGTCATCGACCTTCGCGGGCGGTTCGGCCTTCCCGAGACGGAGCCGACCGACAATTCCCGGATCATCATCGTTGCGGCGGACGAGCTTGAGGTCGGCTTCATCGTGGATTCCGCGAACGACGTTCTCGACGTCATGAGCGACACGATCGAAACCCCTCCGGAAGTCGTCGGCGGCGTGAAAGCCAAATATTTGAGCGGCGTCGCCAAAGTCGGCGAGAACCGCCTGCTCATTTTGCTGCACTTGGCGGAAGTGCTGAATCGTTCCGAGATCATCCAGCTGGAACGCGTCGGGAGCGAATCGTGAGCCTGTTCCAGAACGACGCCGACTTTAAGATGGACGTGCTCCGCGAAGTCGGCAACATCGGGGCGGGCAATGCGGCGACGGCCATGTCCCGGCTGCTTAACAAACCCGTGGACATGGCGGTTCCGACGGTCAGCCTGCTTCCGTTCGAGGAAATCTCGGAGCGCGTCGGCGGCTCGGAAGCCATCGTGGTGGCGATTTTCCTCCGGGTGGACGGAGACGCTCCGGGGAACATGTTCTTCATCATTTCGAAGGATTCGGCCCGCCGCATCCTACAGGGCTTGCTTTCGTTCGAAGCCGGAGAAGAAGACGAATACACAGAGATGGAGCTTTCCGCGCTCTGCGAAATCGGCAACATTCTGGCCGGTTCGTACTTGTCTTCGCTCGGCGATTTGACGGGGCTTTACATGTCGCCGTCGGTGCCTTCCATCGCCGTCGACATGGCCGGGGCGATTCTGAGTTACGGTTTGCTCCAATTCGGAACGATGGGCGACGACGCGCTGCTCATCGATACGACGTTCCTGGAGGGCAATCAAGAGGCGGAAGGCCACTTCTTCCTCATTCCGGATCCGGAGTCTTTCGAAAAGCTGTTCCGGTCGCTTGGGGTGCCGGTGGAATGACCGAATCCACGATCGTCAAAGTCGGAATGGCAGATTTGAACGTCGCAAGCGGCGGAGCGGTGCTGAAAACGACGGGGCTCGGTTCATGCGTCGGCGTCACGCTCTTCGATCCCGCCGTGAAAGCGGCCGGGATGGCCCACATCATGCTGCCTTCGTCCGAAATCGCCCGCGAAGGGCAGCTCAACATCGCGAAATACGCGGATACGGCGCTTCCGGAGCTGATCCGCCGCATGAAGTCCATCGGAGCCGATCCGAAGCGTTTGGTCGCCAAAATGGCGGGAGGGGCCCAAATGTTCGCCTTTGCCGGCGGCAGCGATTCGATGAGGATCGGCCCCCGCAACGTCGAATCGACCAAGCTCGCTTTGGAATCGTTCGGTATCCCGCTTCTCGCCGAGGATACCGGCGCGAATTACGGCCGGACGGTGGAAATCGACAGCGGAACCGGTATCTTCACCATCCGGAGCGTCCAGTTCGGAGTAAAGGAGATTTAGCATGATCGGTTCCTGGCGTTGGAATGCCGCGTTCGGCGGGTTTGGCGCGGCTTTGACTTTTCTCATCTCGCTGGGAAACAACCCGCTGCTGACTACGCTCATTCGATCCGTTTACGCCTTCATCGCATTCGCCATTTTGACGTTCGCCTTACGTTTTGTGCTCGCCCAGCTGCTCCCGTCGTCCCGTCCCGATCGAGATACGCAACTCGAGGAAGACCGCGGCAACGTCCTCGACCTGGTAACCCCCGGCGAGGAAGAATCCTTGGGCGAAATGCTGAAGGAACAATGGTCCGACGGTAAAGACAGCCCGGTAAGCGGATTTCAGCCTTTGCAGCCTAAACGGCTCGTATCGCTGGACAATCCCAATCCGGAGGAAGTGGTTCAGGCGATACGCCGCCTGACCGACGAATAAGGAAGGTGAAGCATTAATGGTCGATCAACCCCGATCCAGGTTATCCCACCAAGATTTGTGGATGCGCTGGAAAGAAGCAGGCGATCCGGACGCCAGAAAGCTGCTGATCGAGCATTATTTGCCGTTAGTGGAGTATGTTTCGAGCCGAATGGCCGCGTCTTTGCCCAAAAACGTAACCAAAGACGATTTGGCCAGCCATGGCGTCATGGGGCTTATCGACGCCATCGAGAAATTCGACTATCGGCGAGGGTTGCAATTCGAAACCTACGCCTCTTGGCGCATTCGCGGCGCGATCATCGACGGGCTGCGCCATGGGGACTGGGTTCCTCGATCGGTTCGTGACAAAGCGAAAAAAATGGAAGACGCATACGCCGTCCTGGAACAGCGGCATCTCCGCTCGGCGACGGACGAGGAAGTGTGCGGCTACCTGAACATAACCGAGAAAGAGTTTCAGCAAATGCTGCAGGAAGTGGCGGTCGCGGCGGTGTGCTCCCTGGAGGATCCGATCCGGGAAGAAGAGTCCGAGACCCGATTGTCGCTGCTCGTTGACGATAAGGCGCTGAATCCGGAATCCAAAGTCCATGAGACGTACTTGAAAGAGACGCTCATGCAGGGTTTGGAACGATTGACGGAAAAAGAACGCACGGTCGTCTCCTTGTTTTACTACGAGGACCTTTCGTTAAGCGAAATCGCCGAGGTGATGTCCCTGTCGCCCTCCCGGATCTCCCAGCTTCATTCGAAAGCGATTTTGAGGCTCCGGGGCGCGCTCGCCAAACAAAAGGAACAACTGCTGCACAACGGATGATAAGGAGGCGCTGCTCTTGGCTGGCCATGAATCGACGCAACTCCAAGACTTGCTTCAGGTAACGGTTTCCGAGGATAAAATGTACGCCTATTTGATCTTCCGCAGAGTGGAAGGCGAAGTCAGGCTGACGGTGCGGGATTTGGAGGACTACCTCGCTTCCCAGGGAGTCAAGTTCGGGCTGCAGCAGGATCTGCTTTATTTGATCTCGCAACGGCCGCAAGACTTCTTTTTCAACCAGAACGCCGTCGCCGTCGGCACGCCCCCCACGAACGGGTTGGACGGCAGCATTCGCCTCCTGTACGATCTGGAAGATCTCAAAAACAACCGTCCGTCCGAACGCGAGGATGGCAGCGTCGACTTCAAGCAGGTAAGCCAGTTGGCCAACGTCAAAGCCGGGCAGCTGATCGCGGAACGCGTTCCCCCCGTTCCCGGAAAACCGGGAAAAGCGGTAACCGGGGAAGACGTGTCTTGCAAGGAAGGCAAGGAAGTGAATTTCAAAATCGGGAAAAACGTCGTCGTCAATCCCGAAAAAACCGCGATGTACGCGGCGATCGACGGTCTCGTCACCAAAACGGAGAAGGAAAAGCTCAACGTCTTCCCGGTCTACGAAGTGAACGGGGACGTCGACTACAATATCGGCAACATCGATTTCGTCGGTACGGTCGTCATCCGCGGCAACATCTTGACCGGATTCCGGGTCAAAGCTTCCGGCGACATCCGGGTGACCGGCGGCGTCGAAGGCGCGGAAGTCGAATCGGAAGGCTCCATCGACATTTCCGGAGGCATCATCGGCAGCAACAAGGGTTACGTGAAAGCCGGCCGCAACGTGAAATGCTCGTTCATCTTGGAAGGCAACGTCCACGCGGGCGAAGACATTTTAGTGAGCCAGAGCATCATGCACTCCAACGTCCGCGCCGGCCGCAACGTCGACTGCGTCGGCACGAAAGGCCTGCTTGTCGGGGGCATCGTCCAGGCGGGGGAGAAAGTGACGGCCCGGGTCATCGGCAACACGATGTCGACCGCTACATCCGTCGAAGTGGGCGTACGGCCGGAGCTTCGCCAAGAACTGCTGGATTTGCGCCAGCAGCTCCGCGGGCTGTCGGAGAATCTGGACAAAACGGAGAAAGCGCTCAGCCTTCTTGACCAGATGGCCGCCGTCGGCCAATTGGCTCCTGATAAGCTGGCGCTTCGCGTCAAATTGACCGCCACCAAGAAACAAGCGGTAGAAGAGATGCAAACGGCCAAAGAACGGGTACTGGAAATCGAGAAAACGCTGGAAGACGCGACCTCATCCCGGGTCGACGTCACCCACACGATTTACGGCGGCACCAAAATCGTCGTCGGACGGTACACCCGGTTCGTGAAGGACAGCGTGCAGCGCGTGTCGTTCCGCTTCATGGACGGGGACATCGCGATGGTGCCGTTCAACTGACCGTACTTTATCCCTTGAAGGGAGGAGATCGGCCGTGAGCTACAAATCGATCGATCTGCAAACCTCGCTTCCACGGACGGCGGAGCTTACGCCGTTGGCCCAGCAGCAACAACACCGTCCCATCTCCGATCAAGCCATGCTGGCCCAGCAAACCGTCAAAACCGCGGAACAGCAAGCCCAGCGAATGACCAAATCCGAATCCTCCGCCAAGGGGGAAATCAAGGATCGGCAGCAGAGGGGACAGGACAGGCAGCCGGGCCAAGGAAGAAAGCCGTCCGGCGGTTCGGAACAGGAGCAGGGAAACCGCTCCGAGCATCCTTACAAGGGAAAACATATCGACTACATGGGATAAACATCAACGCCGCCGGGAAAGGGGACACAGGAAACCATGACACCGTGGTTAAGCGTCGTACTTTTCGGGGTGGCCGTCTTCGGTTTTTCGTGGCTTTCGCCCGGACGTCCGCGGGACGACCGCGCCGAAGGAGGGAGCGATCCCGCCTATGATCGGTTG contains:
- a CDS encoding chemotaxis protein CheA → MEMNQYMSIFIDEANDHLQSLNENMLRLEQQPEDINIVQVIFRSAHTLKGMSATMGFEDLASLTHEMENVLDLVRNSKLTMNGTIFDTLFKCLDALEGMVQDVVAGGTGKRDVADLVTRLKAIVKGEAAAPVAAAKPAAPETSASLMLDQYQQSVLIQSLESGHQAYYIDVTVREDCLLKAARAYMVFDVLERNGEVVKSHPSVQDIEQEKFERSFSVYYITKTDEATLKDQVSRVSEIESVQMTAVDKSSIEEMNRAPEEAAPTAAPAAASPAAPATPAAEGAAAPRPAAAASGSAAPRTIRVDIERLDSLMNLFSELLIDRVRLEQLASEVKRNDLTETVEHMARVSSDLQNIVLKLRMVPVDSVFNRFPRMVRDLARSLDKKVDLVISGAETELDRTVIDEIGDPLVHLIRNAVDHGVEPIADRLQAGKPETGTVHLRAYHSGNHVFIEIEEDGRGINRAKVLETAIKRGVLTAETAKTLGDDEVNMLIFAAGFSTADKVSDISGRGVGLDVVKSKIESLGGHVSVTSTLGKGTKFSIQLPLTLSIISAMLIKLGSEKYAFPLSSIVETATVKRADIRTLHGTRIVEYRQSIVPVVSLAELVQSPDYRDEGETETEMLVIRKGDKLAAVLVDEFIGQSEIVLKTLGKYMTNLEMVSGATILGDGQVALIIDPNALIK
- a CDS encoding chemotaxis protein CheW codes for the protein MAEELKVIVFTLAHEEYGIEVDKVKTIERMSPITRVPKTPPFVKGVINLRGVVIPVIDLRGRFGLPETEPTDNSRIIIVAADELEVGFIVDSANDVLDVMSDTIETPPEVVGGVKAKYLSGVAKVGENRLLILLHLAEVLNRSEIIQLERVGSES
- a CDS encoding chemotaxis protein CheC; its protein translation is MDVLREVGNIGAGNAATAMSRLLNKPVDMAVPTVSLLPFEEISERVGGSEAIVVAIFLRVDGDAPGNMFFIISKDSARRILQGLLSFEAGEEDEYTEMELSALCEIGNILAGSYLSSLGDLTGLYMSPSVPSIAVDMAGAILSYGLLQFGTMGDDALLIDTTFLEGNQEAEGHFFLIPDPESFEKLFRSLGVPVE
- a CDS encoding chemotaxis protein CheD, producing MTESTIVKVGMADLNVASGGAVLKTTGLGSCVGVTLFDPAVKAAGMAHIMLPSSEIAREGQLNIAKYADTALPELIRRMKSIGADPKRLVAKMAGGAQMFAFAGGSDSMRIGPRNVESTKLALESFGIPLLAEDTGANYGRTVEIDSGTGIFTIRSVQFGVKEI
- a CDS encoding FliA/WhiG family RNA polymerase sigma factor yields the protein MVDQPRSRLSHQDLWMRWKEAGDPDARKLLIEHYLPLVEYVSSRMAASLPKNVTKDDLASHGVMGLIDAIEKFDYRRGLQFETYASWRIRGAIIDGLRHGDWVPRSVRDKAKKMEDAYAVLEQRHLRSATDEEVCGYLNITEKEFQQMLQEVAVAAVCSLEDPIREEESETRLSLLVDDKALNPESKVHETYLKETLMQGLERLTEKERTVVSLFYYEDLSLSEIAEVMSLSPSRISQLHSKAILRLRGALAKQKEQLLHNG
- a CDS encoding DUF342 domain-containing protein; this encodes MLLAGHESTQLQDLLQVTVSEDKMYAYLIFRRVEGEVRLTVRDLEDYLASQGVKFGLQQDLLYLISQRPQDFFFNQNAVAVGTPPTNGLDGSIRLLYDLEDLKNNRPSEREDGSVDFKQVSQLANVKAGQLIAERVPPVPGKPGKAVTGEDVSCKEGKEVNFKIGKNVVVNPEKTAMYAAIDGLVTKTEKEKLNVFPVYEVNGDVDYNIGNIDFVGTVVIRGNILTGFRVKASGDIRVTGGVEGAEVESEGSIDISGGIIGSNKGYVKAGRNVKCSFILEGNVHAGEDILVSQSIMHSNVRAGRNVDCVGTKGLLVGGIVQAGEKVTARVIGNTMSTATSVEVGVRPELRQELLDLRQQLRGLSENLDKTEKALSLLDQMAAVGQLAPDKLALRVKLTATKKQAVEEMQTAKERVLEIEKTLEDATSSRVDVTHTIYGGTKIVVGRYTRFVKDSVQRVSFRFMDGDIAMVPFN